Genomic window (Halorhodospira halophila):
CCACGACGTAAAGAAGAGCGAGATCCACGGCATGAGTCAACGAGGCGGGTCGGTCAGCAGCGACATCCGCTTCGGGCCCCGGGTCCACAGCCCGATGGTGCCGCACGCCGAGGCCGACTTCCTGATCATCTCGGAATCGTCCCAGGTCCTGCCCAACCGCCATCGGCTGGCCCCTCACGGGCGCCTGATCACGCCGGACGCCGTCCCGCAGCTCTTCCAGGACGAGGCATCGCAGCACGCCGCCCGCATGGTCAATGTCGCACTGCTCGGCGTGCTCAGTGCCCACCTCGACATCGACGAGACGCACTGGATCGACGCCATCCGCGGTCAGCTGCCCGATAAGCTCCACGAGATGAACCTGCGCGTATTCCGCCAGGCGCGGGGCATCGAGGCCCTGTTCGGCACTCTAACCAGCCATTCACGCCCCCGACCCACTCTGTGACGAGGGAGACCATGCACGACCGAGCCGCACCGACTCCGGATCAGCCGACCTTCAACCCGCGCAGCGCCCCCGATTACCTCCCGGAGCAGCAGCTGCGCGAGCTCCAGCTCACTCGTCTCCAGGGCATGGTCACGCGGGCCTACGAGCGCGTACCACTGTTCCGCGAGCGTTGCGAGCAGCGGGGGGTGCAACCCTCCGACCTGCGTCAGCTGGCCGACATCCAGCATCTGCCGTTCACCGTCAAGAACGACCTGCGCGATACCTACCCCTTCGGCCTGTTTGCCAGCCCGCGTGAGGAGATCGTCCGCCTGCACGCCTCCAGCGGAACCACTGGCAAGCCGATCGTGGTGGCGTACACCCGGGACGATCTGGACGTCTGGTCCGAGGTCATGAGCCGGACCTTCGCCGCTTGTGGCGTCCATGCCGGCGACATGGTGCAGAACGCCTTCGGTTACGGGCTGTTCACCGGGGGGCTTGGCGCGCACTACGGCGCCGAGGAACTGGGGGCCACGGTCATCCCCATCTCCGGGGGCAACACCGAGCGGCAGATGATGGTGATGCGCGATTTCGGGGTCACCGCGCTGTGCGCCACCCCCAGCTATTTCCTTCATCTGCTGGAACGCGCCCGCGAGGCAGACATCGATTGGCCGAACCTGCCCCTGCGTGTGGGGATCTTCGGCGCCGAGCCGTGGACCGAGGCAATGCGCCAGCGCATCGAGCAGGAGAGCGGTATTCTTGCCTACGACATCTACGGCCTTTCCGAGATCATCGGCCCCGGCGTGGGCAGCGAGTGCTGCGCTCAGGACGGCCTGCACATCTTCGAGGATCACTTCTACCCGGAGATCATCGACCCCGAGTCCGGCACCCCGCTGCCCGACGGCGAGGAAGGCGAGCTGGTGCTCACCACCCTGAGCAAGCAGGCCATGCCGATGATCCGTTACCGGACCCGGGACCTGACCACCATCATCCCCGAGCCGTGCAGCTGCGGCCGGACCATAAGGCGCATCCAGCGCATCGGCCGGCGCAGCGACGATATGTTCATCATCCGCGGTATCAATGTCTTTCCGGCCCAAGTCGAGACCGCGCTGCTGCAGGTTGAAGGGACCCTGCCCCACTACCAGATCACCCTGAGCCGCCAGGGGAGCCTCGACCAGATGGAGGTCGCCGTGGAGGTCACCGAGGCGGTGCTGAGTGATACCGTCGGGGGGATGGAGGCGCTGCAAAGGCAGATCGCCGACGCCCTCGAGCACATCATCGGGCTGCGCGTCGGTGTCCGCCTCGCCGAGCCTCAGAGTCTCCCACGCAGCGAGGGCAAGGCGAAGCGGGTTTTCGATAACCGCGAGGGGTGACCATGAAATTCAAGCAGTTATCACTCTTCCTTGAGAACCAACCTGCACACCTCAAGCAACCGTGCCGAATCCTCGCGGAGGCAGGCATCAACATCCGCACCCTCTCCCTGGCCGACGCGGACCAGTTCGGCATCCTGCGCCTGATCGTCGCCGACTGGGAGCGCGCCAAGCGCGTGCTTGAGGAGGCCGGCTGCGCCGTTCGCGTCGATGAGGTGGTGGGGCTGGAAGTGGCCGATGAGTGCGGCGGTATGGCTTACGTCCTGGAGGTCCTCGAACAGGGCGGCCATAACGTGCTCTACACCTACGCCTTCACCTTTGGCGAACCGGGCCGGGCCGTACTATTCATGCGCTTTGAGGATCCGGACGCCGCGATTGCCACGCTGCAGGCCGGACAGATCCATGT
Coding sequences:
- a CDS encoding indolepyruvate oxidoreductase subunit beta — its product is MTDEHGVTNIVIAGLGGQGIVTGSDILAEAAFSAGHDVKKSEIHGMSQRGGSVSSDIRFGPRVHSPMVPHAEADFLIISESSQVLPNRHRLAPHGRLITPDAVPQLFQDEASQHAARMVNVALLGVLSAHLDIDETHWIDAIRGQLPDKLHEMNLRVFRQARGIEALFGTLTSHSRPRPTL
- a CDS encoding phenylacetate--CoA ligase family protein; this encodes MHDRAAPTPDQPTFNPRSAPDYLPEQQLRELQLTRLQGMVTRAYERVPLFRERCEQRGVQPSDLRQLADIQHLPFTVKNDLRDTYPFGLFASPREEIVRLHASSGTTGKPIVVAYTRDDLDVWSEVMSRTFAACGVHAGDMVQNAFGYGLFTGGLGAHYGAEELGATVIPISGGNTERQMMVMRDFGVTALCATPSYFLHLLERAREADIDWPNLPLRVGIFGAEPWTEAMRQRIEQESGILAYDIYGLSEIIGPGVGSECCAQDGLHIFEDHFYPEIIDPESGTPLPDGEEGELVLTTLSKQAMPMIRYRTRDLTTIIPEPCSCGRTIRRIQRIGRRSDDMFIIRGINVFPAQVETALLQVEGTLPHYQITLSRQGSLDQMEVAVEVTEAVLSDTVGGMEALQRQIADALEHIIGLRVGVRLAEPQSLPRSEGKAKRVFDNREG
- a CDS encoding amino acid-binding protein translates to MKFKQLSLFLENQPAHLKQPCRILAEAGINIRTLSLADADQFGILRLIVADWERAKRVLEEAGCAVRVDEVVGLEVADECGGMAYVLEVLEQGGHNVLYTYAFTFGEPGRAVLFMRFEDPDAAIATLQAGQIHVLDPVRWLTRAD